From the genome of Devriesea agamarum, one region includes:
- a CDS encoding ABC transporter ATP-binding protein, producing MLSVQEVSFNYRSVGPNEFSVSGLNLTVPDGGIVSLVGPSGAGKSTILNILSGIACPTSGKVFWDSMDIWAMNQRQRLAFRRRYIGQIFQDFHLLPALTLKENIQLSARLVGQNIPLKSIVSMSDNLGIASLLDRFPSEVSGGQQQRCAVARAILLGPRILLADEATANLDTYTSLEIIKVFRRVAVCTGCVVVLSTHDPFIAAQADSVHVIREGMVHKTLKAVAAEDVSAAVVRAVGG from the coding sequence GTGCTTAGCGTTCAGGAAGTAAGCTTTAATTACCGCAGTGTAGGCCCTAATGAATTTAGTGTGTCCGGTTTGAATTTAACTGTTCCCGATGGAGGGATAGTGTCTCTCGTGGGCCCTTCTGGTGCAGGAAAATCAACGATTCTAAACATTTTAAGCGGTATTGCGTGTCCCACTTCAGGAAAAGTTTTTTGGGATAGCATGGATATATGGGCTATGAATCAGCGACAGCGATTGGCCTTTCGACGCCGCTATATTGGACAGATATTTCAAGATTTTCACTTATTGCCGGCTCTAACCCTAAAAGAGAACATTCAACTCTCGGCTCGGTTGGTGGGGCAGAATATCCCACTGAAAAGCATAGTGAGTATGTCGGATAATCTTGGCATAGCATCTCTATTGGATAGATTTCCTAGCGAGGTCTCGGGTGGACAACAACAGCGTTGTGCGGTGGCACGCGCAATTTTGCTAGGGCCTCGCATACTGTTGGCAGATGAGGCGACTGCTAATCTTGATACTTATACGAGCCTCGAGATTATAAAGGTGTTTCGGCGGGTTGCGGTTTGTACAGGTTGTGTCGTTGTGCTTTCAACGCATGATCCATTTATTGCCGCTCAGGCCGATTCTGTTCATGTGATACGCGAAGGTATGGTGCATAAAACCTTAAAGGCAGTTGCTGCAGAGGACGTTTCTGCAGCGGTAGTCAGGGCGGTTGGAGGATGA
- a CDS encoding FtsX-like permease family protein encodes MFNGALGPKSYRAVWSFVGIGVFLCGVLCLIVLKKAISLSIQARSREWRVLSDMGVATTALRAGYFFEAALSGMLGIILGIFTTFIFRYGYMKLLSKTNLFPQDGRIFPSCEAVLIASSFTISLLVFLAASAGPGITLISRRPYSKYWNFTWIISNIIALVFFAGSLRAYLQQFSLVNRASYSAGVGIAATISALCLCGFISSLWVRVGLRLLRSFNIPCLHLALSYHRDTSNPCHSLTAGILAFISFSAIPLVTIKATDNAQFMRAFMVLQLPIYIFVSANMVNMTMAGAASLREDSLKLLDLGYLPNQIRALVLLTSLISWILGAGSAGVVIFGTASLNPYIAESFTTGTNFTALLAFPFVLSFMLVILAACWQLSRMRGYFYAET; translated from the coding sequence ATGTTCAATGGAGCTTTGGGTCCGAAAAGTTATCGCGCCGTTTGGTCCTTTGTGGGCATAGGGGTTTTTTTGTGTGGAGTTTTATGTTTAATTGTTCTAAAAAAAGCCATTAGCCTTAGTATCCAAGCCCGGTCGCGAGAGTGGCGAGTTCTATCGGATATGGGGGTCGCTACTACTGCGTTACGTGCAGGTTACTTTTTTGAGGCTGCATTATCTGGGATGTTGGGCATTATTTTGGGAATATTTACAACATTTATATTCAGATACGGATATATGAAACTATTAAGTAAGACAAATCTTTTTCCGCAAGATGGGAGGATATTCCCATCCTGTGAAGCTGTGCTTATTGCAAGTTCTTTTACTATTTCGCTATTGGTATTTTTGGCTGCATCTGCGGGACCAGGCATTACCTTGATATCACGCCGCCCGTATTCGAAATACTGGAATTTTACATGGATTATTTCCAACATTATTGCGCTGGTATTTTTTGCCGGCTCCCTCAGGGCGTATTTGCAACAGTTCTCTTTGGTTAATCGGGCTAGTTACTCTGCCGGAGTTGGGATTGCGGCCACGATTTCCGCACTATGTTTGTGTGGATTTATTAGTTCGCTATGGGTTAGAGTTGGACTACGTTTACTGCGCTCATTTAACATTCCATGTCTGCATCTAGCGTTATCCTATCATCGGGATACTTCAAACCCGTGCCATAGTCTTACCGCTGGAATCCTTGCGTTTATCAGCTTTTCGGCCATTCCTTTGGTTACCATCAAGGCGACCGATAATGCGCAATTCATGCGAGCGTTTATGGTGCTGCAGCTTCCCATATATATTTTTGTCAGCGCCAACATGGTAAATATGACTATGGCTGGCGCTGCCTCGTTACGCGAGGATAGTTTGAAGTTACTTGATCTGGGCTATTTGCCTAATCAAATCCGGGCCCTAGTCCTTCTAACGTCGTTGATAAGTTGGATTTTAGGTGCGGGATCTGCAGGAGTAGTTATTTTTGGTACCGCGTCGCTTAACCCATATATTGCTGAGTCTTTCACCACAGGGACTAATTTCACAGCTTTACTTGCTTTTCCCTTCGTTTTAAGCTTTATGTTAGTCATACTGGCTGCTTGTTGGCAGCTTAGCCGCATGAGAGGATATTTCTATGCTGAAACGTAG
- a CDS encoding ATP-binding cassette domain-containing protein: MSMIAALRNALSHKPILSAFAILSICIEAGLSVGPALIAKNIVDAGVISKDMTGVVYWSTILMLLTFTVGGIVYFSQYAFAVIAEDSVYSLRTKAISSTLVRNTQFVIGDVPTIVERIQRDILAWREFLALSAPQLLRSTIGFVVALAALAFLDNLLLIVALAATIPYLTIICIMRKYVKNASAREMNRRATATSMISQLYSESAHQTIVTLNASSNPINYITERLFGQRNASLSLLQTSINLRLSLDVIAGIATTSAYLVASIHAAEGTVSSGGIVAAAALFMKLLNPIGSVVNIVTMASGAKLSLSRIAELTKGANGNDYCGKPISSSMTIPEMRIHYSKDRQPICVDPFKVERGVPVRIAGSSGAGKTTIMRTICGLISANSYVDACSTDWTSIARSCYISAKPWIIDGTIKDNILLFSDPSLSEINSAIDACCLREFVNRLPDGLDTVISKSTQVSSGEMQRIGIVRCILAKPDLLVLDEATSNLDPRTERAVLKNVSTLMSDKFFIYSTHKNSDLHSKVVHVGDSRA; the protein is encoded by the coding sequence ATGAGTATGATTGCGGCACTGCGAAACGCTTTAAGCCATAAACCGATTCTATCAGCTTTTGCAATTTTGTCTATCTGCATTGAAGCTGGACTCTCGGTTGGCCCGGCATTAATTGCTAAAAACATTGTTGATGCCGGAGTCATCTCAAAGGATATGACCGGGGTGGTATATTGGTCAACAATACTTATGCTTTTAACCTTTACCGTGGGCGGAATAGTATATTTTTCGCAATATGCGTTTGCTGTGATTGCTGAAGATTCAGTGTATTCTCTTCGGACCAAAGCTATAAGTTCCACACTCGTACGCAATACTCAATTCGTCATTGGGGATGTTCCGACAATAGTAGAGAGGATTCAAAGGGATATTCTTGCGTGGCGTGAGTTTTTGGCCTTATCGGCACCCCAGTTGTTACGTAGCACTATAGGGTTCGTGGTAGCACTAGCTGCGTTAGCTTTTTTGGATAACCTGCTATTGATAGTCGCTCTTGCGGCGACTATTCCGTATTTAACTATTATATGCATAATGCGGAAATATGTAAAAAATGCTTCGGCCCGTGAAATGAATCGCAGGGCTACTGCTACATCGATGATAAGCCAGTTATATTCTGAATCAGCACATCAAACAATTGTTACACTGAATGCCAGTTCCAATCCGATAAATTATATAACCGAGCGATTGTTCGGGCAGCGAAATGCGTCGTTAAGCTTACTGCAAACGTCTATTAATTTGCGTTTATCCCTCGATGTCATCGCTGGTATAGCTACAACAAGCGCTTATCTGGTAGCCTCTATTCACGCGGCAGAAGGGACCGTAAGTTCTGGAGGAATTGTCGCAGCAGCAGCCTTATTCATGAAATTACTTAACCCTATTGGATCGGTTGTTAACATAGTCACTATGGCTTCAGGGGCTAAGCTTTCTCTGTCGCGCATAGCAGAACTAACCAAAGGTGCGAATGGTAATGACTATTGCGGAAAGCCAATTAGCAGCAGTATGACTATCCCCGAAATGCGAATTCACTATTCTAAAGATCGTCAACCTATTTGTGTTGACCCTTTCAAAGTTGAGAGAGGTGTACCTGTACGGATCGCAGGCTCCTCGGGCGCGGGTAAGACTACAATAATGAGAACTATATGCGGATTAATCTCAGCTAATAGTTATGTTGATGCATGTAGTACAGACTGGACATCAATAGCTCGGTCGTGCTATATTTCTGCTAAGCCATGGATTATTGATGGCACTATTAAAGATAATATTCTCCTGTTTAGTGATCCGTCGCTATCAGAAATTAATTCGGCTATAGATGCTTGCTGCCTTCGAGAATTTGTTAATCGACTACCAGATGGCCTAGATACGGTCATCTCAAAAAGCACTCAGGTTTCGTCAGGCGAGATGCAAAGAATAGGAATTGTTCGATGCATTTTAGCGAAACCTGATTTATTAGTTTTAGATGAAGCTACAAGCAATTTGGACCCTAGAACCGAGCGTGCAGTCTTAAAAAATGTATCTACTCTTATGTCTGATAAATTTTTCATTTATTCGACACATAAAAATTCGGATCTGCATAGCAAAGTAGTACATGTAGGAGATTCTCGTGCTTAG